AATTGAAAAAGCAAATTCCGCTCAATTAGATGCCATTTGGTTAATGACCGGTTTTGAGATATGGGCTAAAAAATATTTAGATTAATGATTGCAATTCATAAAGGCACAAACGATTTCAGTTCTAAATGGATTGAATATTGCGATGAACAGGAAATTAGTTATAATATTGTTGACTGCTATTCTAATGACATTATTTGGCAGTTAAGAGAATGTGATTCTCTTATGTGGCATTTTAAACAATCAAATCCCAAAGATATTTTGTTTGCTAAAGAGCTGACTTATGCCTTACAAACCGCCGGAAAAAATGTATTCCCTGATTTCCATACGGCCTGGCATTTTGATGACAAGGTAGGGCAGAAGTACCTGCTGGAAGCTATTGGGGCTCCCATGGTTCCTTCTTACGTATTTTATAAGAAGCAGGAGGCATTACGATGGATAGAGAAAACCGAATTCCCAAAAGTGTTTAAGTTGCGTAGGGGGGCAGGATCGTCACACGTTAAGCTTGTTAATAATAAGTCAGACGCCCAAAAGCTTGTTTCAAGAGCTTTCGGACGGGGCTTCAGCCAATACGATAAGATGGCAAACCTAAAAGACCGCTGGTATAAATACCGGAAAGATAAAACCGAGTTTTGGGATGTGATAAAGGGCATATTGCGCTTTGCTAAAAAACCTGAATTTGCTCGTATTGCCGGTAATGAAAAGGGATA
This region of Halalkalibaculum roseum genomic DNA includes:
- a CDS encoding ATP-grasp domain-containing protein, producing MWHFKQSNPKDILFAKELTYALQTAGKNVFPDFHTAWHFDDKVGQKYLLEAIGAPMVPSYVFYKKQEALRWIEKTEFPKVFKLRRGAGSSHVKLVNNKSDAQKLVSRAFGRGFSQYDKMANLKDRWYKYRKDKTEFWDVIKGILRFAKKPEFARIAGNEKGYVYFQDFIPENDYDIRVVVIDGKAFAIKRLVREGDFRASGSGHIKYEKQHFNKETIRMSFEVADKVNSQCLALDYIFKDDRPLIVELSYGFVKEVYYDCTGYWDRDLNWHEGPFNAQGWMVETLKS